A window of the Cannabis sativa cultivar Pink pepper isolate KNU-18-1 chromosome X, ASM2916894v1, whole genome shotgun sequence genome harbors these coding sequences:
- the LOC133032662 gene encoding BTB/POZ domain-containing protein At5g17580-like, which produces MGLVISFCHGYEIHLSGDNVVPLCCVAHHLGMNETHSKINLLKRALTYFEQSVLFSWNQTLKALKTTENILDQAVQLGLDGACFDSLMAKALSDPRLLGEPINTDTSSEEEEDEIEDKDKEFHHWPSARRRLFGLNLQNEDLTTLSLRLYEPLICEMVKRGVPLSYATSSLLNYVKKWVFPTFTSAATVDKEKLSLYESNSQREIIEAVERLLPRERGLIIPCTILLRILKSAMFFNASLECRDGLEFRIGTSLHHATVKDLLILSQNQVCSREVKYDIDCIRRILKQFYGNYSSSHLSGLILVAELFEEFLAEISSSDIDLKLETFIELAELSVSLSMGTQKKSDGLYKAIDIYLDKHRYLTESEREKACQPLDFNKMSEKACDHAAKNERLPVRVTVQILFVAQMQLRDSIMKEVQGSRRFGEKEDELEEEDEEEKVVRGGFGEERMRTEMEKMSMKLVELEKECCVIKKEIERDESFRIEKKNEKEKKMSLWREMKRKFACIRNSSNVSDSNCHGKNNNKKKKV; this is translated from the coding sequence ATGGGCCTTGTTATAAGCTTCTGTCACGGCTATGAAATTCATCTGTCAGGAGACAATGTGGTTCCACTCTGTTGTGTTGCTCATCACTTGGGAATGAATGAAACTCATTCAAAAATTAATCTTTTGAAAAGGGCTCTTACTTACTTTGAACAAAGTGTCCTCTTTAGCTGGAATCAAACCCTCAAGGCCCTTAAAACCACTGAAAACATTCTTGATCAAGCAGTGCAACTTGGCCTAGATGGTGCTTGTTTCGATTCTCTAATGGCCAAGGCACTCTCCGATCCTCGCCTTCTCGGAGAACCAATCAACACTGACACTAGTAGTGAGGAGGAGGAAGATGAAATCGAAGACAAAGACAAAGAGTTTCATCATTGGCCAAGTGCGAGAAGAAGATTGTTTGGACTGAATTTGCAAAATGAGGATCTTACAACGCTGTCTCTCAGGCTCTATGAACCTCTCATCTGTGAAATGGTGAAGAGAGGAGTGCCCTTAAGCTATGCGACTTCTTCTCTTCTTAACTATGTTAAGAAGTGGGTGTTTCCCACTTTCACATCAGCTGCAACAGTGGATAAAGAGAAGCTTTCCTTATATGAGAGCAATTCACAGAGAGAAATCATTGAAGCTGTGGAGAGGCTTTTGCCACGTGAAAGAGGACTCATCATCCCTTGCACTATATTGCTCCGGATTCTAAAGTCTGCAATGTTTTTCAATGCTAGCTTGGAGTGTAGAGATGGTTTGGAGTTTAGGATTGGAACAAGTCTTCATCATGCAACTGTCAAAGATCTTCTGATACTCTCTCAAAACCAAGTTTGCAGCAGGGAAGTTAAGTATGACATTGATTGTATAAGAAGGATTTTGAAGCAATTTTATGGGAACTACTCAAGTTCCCATTTGTCAGGTTTGATTTTAGTGGCTGAGTTATTTGAAGAGTTCTTGGCTGAAATTTCTAGTAGTGACATAGATTTGAAGTTAGAGACATTCATTGAATTGGCTGAGCTGTCAGTTAGTCTATCTATGGGAACTCAGAAAAAGTCTGATGGATTATATAAGGCCATTGACATATACTTGGACAAGCATAGATATCTAACTGAATCAGAGCGAGAGAAAGCCTGTCAACCTTTGGATTTCAACAAAATGTCAGAAAAAGCTTGTGATCATGCCGCGAAAAATGAGAGGCTGCCAGTGAGGGTGACCGTGCAGATATTGTTTGTGGCACAAATGCAGCTCAGAGACTCAATCATGAAGGAGGTTCAAGGTAGCCGTCGGTTTGGCGAgaaagaggatgagttggaggaggaagatgaagaagaaaaagtagTAAGAGGAGGATTTGGTGAGGAGAGGATGAGGACAGAGATGGAGAAGATGAGCATGAAGCTGGTGGAGCTTGAAAAGGAGTGCTGTGTGataaagaaagagattgagagaGACGAGAGTTTCAGAATTGAGAAGAAGAatgagaaagagaagaagatgaGTTTGTGGAGAGAAATGAAGAGAAAATTTGCGTGCATTAGAAATAGTAGTAATGTCAGTGATTCCAACTGCCAtggaaagaataataataaaaagaagaagGTGTAA